Proteins encoded by one window of Balearica regulorum gibbericeps isolate bBalReg1 chromosome 21, bBalReg1.pri, whole genome shotgun sequence:
- the LOC104641877 gene encoding tumor necrosis factor receptor superfamily member 4 isoform X6, with protein MVAVGFYSRFSTLLFLLLAVAISCCLGLKCKEHQYPFGDKCCKDCAPGERMRSRCTATTDTVCAPCQDEYFSSEHNHNFCKSCTICSTRKGSMEVKKCEKTSDRICVCLPGYMPDVRYTLGSVCSPCPEGSYSIGQNENCQPWTNCSLLGKDTLRQGTKTDDAVCSNHVTQPATSRNATPALYLSTTDNKNNVSTAMLSPSRPSVIPFICPDTNSPTETNWGSLSLILICLILLMVSGMSILLLIIQAAKKDTKKKPCRNNQQGRSFRIPIQEEQIDSNSSLIKN; from the exons ATGGTAGCTGTAGGCTTTTACTCACGTTTTTCTACTcttttgttcttgctgctgGCAGTCGCTATTAGCTGTTGCTTGGGATTGAAATGCAAAGAACATCAATATCCTTTCGGTGACAAATGCTGCAAGGACTGTGCCCCTG GTGAAAGAATGAGAAGCCGCTGCACAGCAACAACAGACACAGTTTGTGCCCCCTGTCAAGACGAATACTTTAGTAGTGAGCACAACCACAACTTCTGCAAGAGTTGTACAATCTGCAGCACTA GGAAGGGGAGCATGGAAGTGAAGAAGTGTGAGAAGACCTCTGACAGAATCTGCGTGTGTCTTCCAGGTTACATGCCAGATGTCAGATATACACTGGGAAGTG tatGCTCACCATGTCCTGAAGGGTCCTATTCCATAGggcaaaatgaaaactgtcaACCTTGGACCAA CTGCAGCCTTCTTGGGAAAGATACTCTTCGACAAGGGACAAAAACAGATGATGCTGTTTGCAGCAACCATGTCACGCAGCCAGCTACCTCTCGGAATGCAACACCTGCTTTGTATCTTTCCACCACTGACAACAAGAATAATGTGTCGACTGCCATGTTGTCACCGTCCAGACCCAGTGTGATTCCTTTCATTTGCCCAGATACGAACAGCCCCACAGAGACTAACTGGG ggTCTTTATCACTTATCCTTATTTGCCTGATACTGCTTATGGTGAGTGGAATGTCCATCCTCCTGTTGATTATCCAAGCAGCcaaaaaagacaccaaaaagAAGCCTTGTAGGAACAACCAGCAGG GAAGGAGCTTTCGAATTCCTATCCAGGAAGAACAAATTGACTCCAATTCTAGTCTCATCAAAAACTGA
- the LOC104641877 gene encoding uncharacterized protein LOC104641877 isoform X2, with protein sequence MGKWRTKMKETVHENKDVFKLKFGQVALLTNLVILAHQSELLCERMRSRCTATTDTVCAPCQDEYFSSEHNHNFCKSCTICSTRKGSMEVKKCEKTSDRICVCLPGYMPDVRYTLGSVCSPCPEGSYSIGQNENCQPWTNCSLLGKDTLRQGTKTDDAVCSNHVTQPATSRNATPALYLSTTDNKNNVSTAMLSPSRPSVIPFICPDTNSPTETNWGSLSLILICLILLMVSGMSILLLIIQAAKKDTKKKPCRNNQQGAERVGKPTGSGSGMEPGSVDVHRIQDRARKGLTDEMSATLHQRRVRLIPLLQTLRQTRRARESVGLNRKEYPVPSTSSLWMRSDSPLP encoded by the exons ATGGGAAAATGGAGaaccaaaatgaaagaaacagtcCATGAGAATAAGGACGTATTTAAGCTTAAG TTTGGGCAAGTCGCTCTGCTTACAAACCTTGTCATCCTAGCGCATCAGTCGGAGCTTCTGT GTGAAAGAATGAGAAGCCGCTGCACAGCAACAACAGACACAGTTTGTGCCCCCTGTCAAGACGAATACTTTAGTAGTGAGCACAACCACAACTTCTGCAAGAGTTGTACAATCTGCAGCACTA GGAAGGGGAGCATGGAAGTGAAGAAGTGTGAGAAGACCTCTGACAGAATCTGCGTGTGTCTTCCAGGTTACATGCCAGATGTCAGATATACACTGGGAAGTG tatGCTCACCATGTCCTGAAGGGTCCTATTCCATAGggcaaaatgaaaactgtcaACCTTGGACCAA CTGCAGCCTTCTTGGGAAAGATACTCTTCGACAAGGGACAAAAACAGATGATGCTGTTTGCAGCAACCATGTCACGCAGCCAGCTACCTCTCGGAATGCAACACCTGCTTTGTATCTTTCCACCACTGACAACAAGAATAATGTGTCGACTGCCATGTTGTCACCGTCCAGACCCAGTGTGATTCCTTTCATTTGCCCAGATACGAACAGCCCCACAGAGACTAACTGGG ggTCTTTATCACTTATCCTTATTTGCCTGATACTGCTTATGGTGAGTGGAATGTCCATCCTCCTGTTGATTATCCAAGCAGCcaaaaaagacaccaaaaagAAGCCTTGTAGGAACAACCAGCAGG GTGCAGAAAGAGTTGGAAAGCCTACCGGATCAGGCAGCGGCATGGAACCTGGCAGTGTTGATGTACATCGCATACAGGACAGAGCAAGAAAGGGATTGACAGATGAAATGTCAGCTACCTTACATCAGAGACGG GTGAGACTAATACCTCTTTTACAGACTCTAAGACAGACACGCAGAGCCAGGGAAAGTGTTGGGCTGAATCGGAAGGAGTATCCTGTCCCATCCACAAGCTCTTTATGGATGCG GTCTGACTCTCCCTTGCCTTGA
- the LOC104641877 gene encoding uncharacterized protein LOC104641877 isoform X3, which yields MVAVGFYSRFSTLLFLLLAVAISCCLGLKCKEHQYPFGDKCCKDCAPGERMRSRCTATTDTVCAPCQDEYFSSEHNHNFCKSCTICSTRKGSMEVKKCEKTSDRICVCLPGYMPDVRYTLGSVCSPCPEGSYSIGQNENCQPWTNCSLLGKDTLRQGTKTDDAVCSNHVTQPATSRNATPALYLSTTDNKNNVSTAMLSPSRPSVIPFICPDTNSPTETNWGSLSLILICLILLMVSGMSILLLIIQAAKKDTKKKPCRNNQQGAERVGKPTGSGSGMEPGSVDVHRIQDRARKGLTDEMSATLHQRRTLRQTRRARESVGLNRKEYPVPSTSSLWMRSDSPLP from the exons ATGGTAGCTGTAGGCTTTTACTCACGTTTTTCTACTcttttgttcttgctgctgGCAGTCGCTATTAGCTGTTGCTTGGGATTGAAATGCAAAGAACATCAATATCCTTTCGGTGACAAATGCTGCAAGGACTGTGCCCCTG GTGAAAGAATGAGAAGCCGCTGCACAGCAACAACAGACACAGTTTGTGCCCCCTGTCAAGACGAATACTTTAGTAGTGAGCACAACCACAACTTCTGCAAGAGTTGTACAATCTGCAGCACTA GGAAGGGGAGCATGGAAGTGAAGAAGTGTGAGAAGACCTCTGACAGAATCTGCGTGTGTCTTCCAGGTTACATGCCAGATGTCAGATATACACTGGGAAGTG tatGCTCACCATGTCCTGAAGGGTCCTATTCCATAGggcaaaatgaaaactgtcaACCTTGGACCAA CTGCAGCCTTCTTGGGAAAGATACTCTTCGACAAGGGACAAAAACAGATGATGCTGTTTGCAGCAACCATGTCACGCAGCCAGCTACCTCTCGGAATGCAACACCTGCTTTGTATCTTTCCACCACTGACAACAAGAATAATGTGTCGACTGCCATGTTGTCACCGTCCAGACCCAGTGTGATTCCTTTCATTTGCCCAGATACGAACAGCCCCACAGAGACTAACTGGG ggTCTTTATCACTTATCCTTATTTGCCTGATACTGCTTATGGTGAGTGGAATGTCCATCCTCCTGTTGATTATCCAAGCAGCcaaaaaagacaccaaaaagAAGCCTTGTAGGAACAACCAGCAGG GTGCAGAAAGAGTTGGAAAGCCTACCGGATCAGGCAGCGGCATGGAACCTGGCAGTGTTGATGTACATCGCATACAGGACAGAGCAAGAAAGGGATTGACAGATGAAATGTCAGCTACCTTACATCAGAGACGG ACTCTAAGACAGACACGCAGAGCCAGGGAAAGTGTTGGGCTGAATCGGAAGGAGTATCCTGTCCCATCCACAAGCTCTTTATGGATGCG GTCTGACTCTCCCTTGCCTTGA
- the LOC104641877 gene encoding tumor necrosis factor receptor superfamily member 18 isoform X7: MIEQTSEVGHLKIRACLLLVVCLWQWTQQTLATPCQDGELRIISKDKMKCCPKCSSDKGDDGICQNTQDHECKCRQGYSCTDSACHYCKKLPECAEGEELVKLGVLDFTFKCKPCEIGTYSNVKNGRCHNWTDCESSGFLTIKQGNSTHNAMCGFPTKDLEKAPVTNDSLYITILAILTAVAVFVLILLTFFLHFCIWSLKKEKYPTADNLEPNFPRLMGAPQLSHHREETYSCQFPEEEHGDKTPEEKSCYFHPQSLP, encoded by the exons ATGATTGAACAGACAAGTGAAGTCGGTCACCTCAAGATTCGAGCTTGCTTGCTGCTGGTGGTGTGCCTGTGGCAATGGACACAGCAAACTCTGGCAACGCCGTGCCAGGACGGTGAACTGAGAATAATCAgtaaagacaaaatgaaatgctgcCCCAAATGCAGCTCAGACAAAG GAGATGACGGCATATGTCAAAACACCCAGGACCACGAATGCAAATGTCGTCAGGGATACAGCTGTACTGATAGTGCATGTCACTACTGCAAAAAGCTGCCTGAATGCGCAGAGGGCGAGGAGCTGGTTAAGCTTG GCGTTTTAGACTTCACGTTCAAATGTAAACCGTGTGAGATAGGAACCTATTCTAATGTTAAGAATGGCAGGTGCCATAACTGGACTGA TTGCGAAAGTTCTGGGTTTCTAACAATCAAGCAAGGCAACAGTACACATAATGCAATGTGTGGTTTCCCTACTAAAGATTTGGAGAAAG CTCCTGTTACGAATGACTCTCTGTATATCACCATCCTGGCCATCCTTACTGCAGTGGCTGTATTCGTTCTCATCTTGCTGACCTTcttcttgcatttctgcatatggtcactgaagaaagaaaaataccccACAGCTGACA ATCTGGAACCTAACTTCCCTAGGCTGATGGGGGCTCCACAGCTGTCACACCATAGAGAAGAGACTTACAGCTGCCAGTTTCCAGAAGAAGAACATGGAGACAAAACACCAGAAGAAAAGTCTTGCTATTTCCACCCTCAGAGTCTACCATGA
- the LOC104641877 gene encoding uncharacterized protein LOC104641877 isoform X4, whose protein sequence is MVAVGFYSRFSTLLFLLLAVAISCCLGLKCKEHQYPFGDKCCKDCAPGERMRSRCTATTDTVCAPCQDEYFSSEHNHNFCKSCTICSTRKGSMEVKKCEKTSDRICVCLPGYMPDVRYTLGSVCSPCPEGSYSIGQNENCQPWTNCSLLGKDTLRQGTKTDDAVCSNHVTQPATSRNATPALYLSTTDNKNNVSTAMLSPSRPSVIPFICPDTNSPTETNWGSLSLILICLILLMVSGMSILLLIIQAAKKDTKKKPCRNNQQGAERVGKPTGSGSGMEPGSVDVHRIQDRARKGLTDEMSATLHQRRVRLALENPQRFLKPGSQVVSERSLLTLEI, encoded by the exons ATGGTAGCTGTAGGCTTTTACTCACGTTTTTCTACTcttttgttcttgctgctgGCAGTCGCTATTAGCTGTTGCTTGGGATTGAAATGCAAAGAACATCAATATCCTTTCGGTGACAAATGCTGCAAGGACTGTGCCCCTG GTGAAAGAATGAGAAGCCGCTGCACAGCAACAACAGACACAGTTTGTGCCCCCTGTCAAGACGAATACTTTAGTAGTGAGCACAACCACAACTTCTGCAAGAGTTGTACAATCTGCAGCACTA GGAAGGGGAGCATGGAAGTGAAGAAGTGTGAGAAGACCTCTGACAGAATCTGCGTGTGTCTTCCAGGTTACATGCCAGATGTCAGATATACACTGGGAAGTG tatGCTCACCATGTCCTGAAGGGTCCTATTCCATAGggcaaaatgaaaactgtcaACCTTGGACCAA CTGCAGCCTTCTTGGGAAAGATACTCTTCGACAAGGGACAAAAACAGATGATGCTGTTTGCAGCAACCATGTCACGCAGCCAGCTACCTCTCGGAATGCAACACCTGCTTTGTATCTTTCCACCACTGACAACAAGAATAATGTGTCGACTGCCATGTTGTCACCGTCCAGACCCAGTGTGATTCCTTTCATTTGCCCAGATACGAACAGCCCCACAGAGACTAACTGGG ggTCTTTATCACTTATCCTTATTTGCCTGATACTGCTTATGGTGAGTGGAATGTCCATCCTCCTGTTGATTATCCAAGCAGCcaaaaaagacaccaaaaagAAGCCTTGTAGGAACAACCAGCAGG GTGCAGAAAGAGTTGGAAAGCCTACCGGATCAGGCAGCGGCATGGAACCTGGCAGTGTTGATGTACATCGCATACAGGACAGAGCAAGAAAGGGATTGACAGATGAAATGTCAGCTACCTTACATCAGAGACGGGTAAGGTTAGCTTTAGAAAACCcccaaagatttttaaagccagGTAGTCAAGTTGTCTCTGAAAGGTCACTGCTGACTCTAGAGATTTAG
- the LOC104641877 gene encoding uncharacterized protein LOC104641877 isoform X1, whose protein sequence is MVAVGFYSRFSTLLFLLLAVAISCCLGLKCKEHQYPFGDKCCKDCAPGERMRSRCTATTDTVCAPCQDEYFSSEHNHNFCKSCTICSTRKGSMEVKKCEKTSDRICVCLPGYMPDVRYTLGSVCSPCPEGSYSIGQNENCQPWTNCSLLGKDTLRQGTKTDDAVCSNHVTQPATSRNATPALYLSTTDNKNNVSTAMLSPSRPSVIPFICPDTNSPTETNWGSLSLILICLILLMVSGMSILLLIIQAAKKDTKKKPCRNNQQGAERVGKPTGSGSGMEPGSVDVHRIQDRARKGLTDEMSATLHQRRVRLIPLLQTLRQTRRARESVGLNRKEYPVPSTSSLWMRSDSPLP, encoded by the exons ATGGTAGCTGTAGGCTTTTACTCACGTTTTTCTACTcttttgttcttgctgctgGCAGTCGCTATTAGCTGTTGCTTGGGATTGAAATGCAAAGAACATCAATATCCTTTCGGTGACAAATGCTGCAAGGACTGTGCCCCTG GTGAAAGAATGAGAAGCCGCTGCACAGCAACAACAGACACAGTTTGTGCCCCCTGTCAAGACGAATACTTTAGTAGTGAGCACAACCACAACTTCTGCAAGAGTTGTACAATCTGCAGCACTA GGAAGGGGAGCATGGAAGTGAAGAAGTGTGAGAAGACCTCTGACAGAATCTGCGTGTGTCTTCCAGGTTACATGCCAGATGTCAGATATACACTGGGAAGTG tatGCTCACCATGTCCTGAAGGGTCCTATTCCATAGggcaaaatgaaaactgtcaACCTTGGACCAA CTGCAGCCTTCTTGGGAAAGATACTCTTCGACAAGGGACAAAAACAGATGATGCTGTTTGCAGCAACCATGTCACGCAGCCAGCTACCTCTCGGAATGCAACACCTGCTTTGTATCTTTCCACCACTGACAACAAGAATAATGTGTCGACTGCCATGTTGTCACCGTCCAGACCCAGTGTGATTCCTTTCATTTGCCCAGATACGAACAGCCCCACAGAGACTAACTGGG ggTCTTTATCACTTATCCTTATTTGCCTGATACTGCTTATGGTGAGTGGAATGTCCATCCTCCTGTTGATTATCCAAGCAGCcaaaaaagacaccaaaaagAAGCCTTGTAGGAACAACCAGCAGG GTGCAGAAAGAGTTGGAAAGCCTACCGGATCAGGCAGCGGCATGGAACCTGGCAGTGTTGATGTACATCGCATACAGGACAGAGCAAGAAAGGGATTGACAGATGAAATGTCAGCTACCTTACATCAGAGACGG GTGAGACTAATACCTCTTTTACAGACTCTAAGACAGACACGCAGAGCCAGGGAAAGTGTTGGGCTGAATCGGAAGGAGTATCCTGTCCCATCCACAAGCTCTTTATGGATGCG GTCTGACTCTCCCTTGCCTTGA
- the LOC142604708 gene encoding putative pleckstrin homology domain-containing family N member 1 — protein sequence MGCCSLSARKAGSAGTGQDEVELLKTDRTRMWSNSEGQSEASLHSKDLAILAETGDTEALWGRTQEELADVVITQPISGWEGMSIHSLGEIIWSSLVFLRSYCTEDMCECYLVLSSFHLLILSVDRTKKALVYEGLLPLAGMRLREIVSAISHTFEISGSMIESRLICCQNSADFNAWVQHLQRQIKVANAHCPMSPNNNISFLVPCDEQWKKKELMRHLLCNTILKWEGKPIQHLGRIQYLTMVQVASGCMGDSEERLLILFPEDLLFLSVDKDRTAVTYKGKLPLAGIQAKEKSAMLGRLQFEITGSLTEPILITCSTAEDYEKCLFYLQKPEKILDTLTLQPPPIVPQKSWKCQ from the exons ATGGGATGCTGCAGCCTGAGCGCCAGAAAGGCTGGGTCTGCAGGAACAGGCCAGGATGAGGTGGAGCTGCTGAAGACAGACAGGACCAG AATGTGGTCCAACTCAGAAGGCCAGAGCGAGGCATCCCTCCATTCCAAGGACCTTGCAATCCTAGCAGAAACAGGAGAT ACAGAAGCGCTGTGGGGAAGGACACAGGAGGAACTAGCAGACGTGGTGATCACGCAGCCTATCAGCGGCTGGGAAGGGATGAGCATCCACTCTCTTGGGGAAATTATTTGGTCCTCCCTGGTTTTTCTGCGAAGTTATTGCACAGAG GACATGTGTGAATGCTACCTTGTGCTGTCCTCCTTCCACTTGCTGATTCTTTCAGTGGACCGTACAAAGAAGGCATTGGTTTATGAG GGTCTCCTTCCTCTTGCTGGGATGCGTCTGAGAGAGATTGTGAGTGCAATCAGCCACACATTTGAAATTTCTG GGTCCATGATAGAATCCAGGCTCATCTGCTGCCAGAATTCAGCTGATTTCAACGCATGGGTTCAACACCTCCAGCGCCAAATCAAGGTGGCAAACGCTCACTGCCCAATGAGTCCCAACAACAACATCTCCTTTCTG gtgccGTGTGATgaacagtggaagaaaaaggagctgATGAGACATCTGTTGTGTAACACCATTCTGAAGTGGGAAGGAAAACCTATTCAGCATCTGGGAAGGATACAGTATTTGACCATGGTGCAAGTggcgagtggctgcatgggg GACTCTGAGGAAAGACTGCTGATCCTGTTTCCAGAAGATctacttttcctctctgtggACAAGGACAGAACTGCAGTCACATACAAG gGAAAACTCCCCCTAGCTGGAATCCAGGCAAAGGAGAAATCCGCTATGCTGGGGAGGTTACAGTTTGAAATTACCG GAAGCCTGACAGAACCAATCCTTATCACCTGTTCCACAGCAGAGGATTATGAAAAATGCCTCTTCTACCTCCAGAAG CCAGAGAAAATCCTTGATACGCTGACTCTCCAGCCACCACCAATCGTCCCTCAGAAATCCTGGAAATGTCAGTAG
- the LOC104641877 gene encoding tumor necrosis factor receptor superfamily member 4 isoform X5 — MVAVGFYSRFSTLLFLLLAVAISCCLGLKCKEHQYPFGDKCCKDCAPGERMRSRCTATTDTVCAPCQDEYFSSEHNHNFCKSCTICSTRKGSMEVKKCEKTSDRICVCLPGYMPDVRYTLGSVCSPCPEGSYSIGQNENCQPWTNCSLLGKDTLRQGTKTDDAVCSNHVTQPATSRNATPALYLSTTDNKNNVSTAMLSPSRPSVIPFICPDTNSPTETNWGSLSLILICLILLMVSGMSILLLIIQAAKKDTKKKPCRNNQQEGRSFRIPIQEEQIDSNSSLIKN; from the exons ATGGTAGCTGTAGGCTTTTACTCACGTTTTTCTACTcttttgttcttgctgctgGCAGTCGCTATTAGCTGTTGCTTGGGATTGAAATGCAAAGAACATCAATATCCTTTCGGTGACAAATGCTGCAAGGACTGTGCCCCTG GTGAAAGAATGAGAAGCCGCTGCACAGCAACAACAGACACAGTTTGTGCCCCCTGTCAAGACGAATACTTTAGTAGTGAGCACAACCACAACTTCTGCAAGAGTTGTACAATCTGCAGCACTA GGAAGGGGAGCATGGAAGTGAAGAAGTGTGAGAAGACCTCTGACAGAATCTGCGTGTGTCTTCCAGGTTACATGCCAGATGTCAGATATACACTGGGAAGTG tatGCTCACCATGTCCTGAAGGGTCCTATTCCATAGggcaaaatgaaaactgtcaACCTTGGACCAA CTGCAGCCTTCTTGGGAAAGATACTCTTCGACAAGGGACAAAAACAGATGATGCTGTTTGCAGCAACCATGTCACGCAGCCAGCTACCTCTCGGAATGCAACACCTGCTTTGTATCTTTCCACCACTGACAACAAGAATAATGTGTCGACTGCCATGTTGTCACCGTCCAGACCCAGTGTGATTCCTTTCATTTGCCCAGATACGAACAGCCCCACAGAGACTAACTGGG ggTCTTTATCACTTATCCTTATTTGCCTGATACTGCTTATGGTGAGTGGAATGTCCATCCTCCTGTTGATTATCCAAGCAGCcaaaaaagacaccaaaaagAAGCCTTGTAGGAACAACCAGCAGG AAGGAAGGAGCTTTCGAATTCCTATCCAGGAAGAACAAATTGACTCCAATTCTAGTCTCATCAAAAACTGA